In Flavivirga abyssicola, the following are encoded in one genomic region:
- a CDS encoding TetR/AcrR family transcriptional regulator, producing the protein MNAISVHININSGLYKKDPESSDLGKRIVSKSIEMIHKIGFEDFTFKKLGVEITSNESSIYRYFESKHMLLVYLINWYWSWLEYRLAYKIQNIESPKDKLEIAINLLVQEVIDDNDFSSINEVLLHKIIVDESSKAYHTKSVDAENEKGYFKCYKRVVQRVSELVLECNPDFEFPHMLISTVIEGAHQQRYFSQHLPSLTDFEKGKNNIVRFYTNLVFKTLSIS; encoded by the coding sequence ATGAATGCAATATCTGTACATATTAATATTAATTCAGGTCTTTATAAAAAGGATCCTGAATCTTCCGATCTTGGTAAGCGTATCGTTTCCAAGAGTATAGAAATGATTCATAAAATAGGATTTGAAGATTTTACTTTTAAAAAGCTGGGTGTTGAAATAACATCAAATGAAAGCTCTATATATCGTTATTTTGAGAGCAAACACATGCTTCTTGTTTATCTTATAAATTGGTATTGGAGTTGGTTGGAATACAGACTGGCATATAAAATTCAAAATATAGAATCTCCAAAAGATAAGTTAGAAATTGCTATAAATTTACTTGTTCAAGAAGTTATAGATGACAATGATTTTTCGAGTATAAATGAAGTGTTATTACATAAAATAATAGTTGACGAATCATCCAAAGCGTACCATACTAAATCGGTTGATGCTGAAAATGAAAAAGGCTATTTTAAATGCTATAAGCGTGTTGTACAACGTGTAAGTGAATTGGTTCTTGAATGTAACCCTGATTTTGAATTTCCACACATGTTGATTTCAACTGTCATAGAAGGCGCGCATCAACAACGCTATTTTTCACAGCACTTACCATCATTAACGGATTTTGAAAAAGGTAAGAACAATATCGTTAGGTTTTATACAAATTTGGTATTTAAAACATTAAGTATTTCATGA
- a CDS encoding CIA30 family protein has translation MNISSQHIYVFNKNSELSSWHVVNDGVMGGLSSSEFNISDDHFGVFEGEVSIENNRGFAMMQHHCNMSDVKNYSKIVLKIKEDGKTYQFRIKDRRDHYYSYVQNFDTSIKKQTIKLKLCDFKPSFRGRKLNIPPYQKDTIEQIAILIGNKKEAHFRLEINEILLR, from the coding sequence ATGAACATATCATCACAACATATCTATGTCTTTAATAAAAATAGTGAACTTAGCTCATGGCATGTTGTAAATGATGGTGTTATGGGAGGATTATCAAGTTCTGAGTTTAATATTTCGGATGACCATTTTGGTGTTTTTGAAGGTGAGGTATCTATTGAAAATAATAGAGGTTTTGCCATGATGCAGCATCATTGTAATATGAGTGATGTGAAAAATTATTCAAAAATTGTATTGAAAATTAAAGAAGATGGTAAAACATATCAATTTAGAATAAAGGATCGTAGAGATCATTATTATTCTTATGTTCAAAATTTTGATACATCAATTAAAAAGCAAACTATAAAATTAAAACTATGTGATTTTAAACCATCATTTCGAGGAAGAAAATTAAATATACCGCCTTATCAAAAAGATACCATCGAGCAAATTGCCATTCTGATTGGTAATAAAAAAGAAGCACATTTTAGGCTAGAAATTAACGAAATACTTTTACGTTAA
- a CDS encoding SDR family oxidoreductase yields the protein MKILVTGTTGYIGKRLIPILLELDHDLICCVRDINRVPQTLRNHTKVSIIEVDFLKEERLNKIPEDIDLGYYLIHSMSSSVEEFECLEKQCALNFKKRLEQTKAKQVIYLSGIVNDNQLSKHLQSRYKVEQLLQSSIYDLTTFRAGIIVGSGSASFEIIRDLVEKLPIMVTPKWVNTKCQPIAIRDVLAFLSKAMLHPEVKNRSFDIVGPDILSYKQMMMQFARVRKLKRHILTVPVMTPKLSSYWLFFITSTSYKLAISLVDSMKVEVIGKPSNINQLLNVDPIDYKQAVQKAFQKTEQNSIVSSWKDSLISGRFDKKLSQYIEVPQFGCFKDIKKRAVKSEIQTIKRIWAIGGQNGWYYGTILWKIRGLIDKAVGGIGLRRGRRHPIELQTGDALDFWRVLYANNEEKRLLLFAEMRLPGEAWLEFRIINNTLIQKATFRPKGIWGRLYWYAVLPFHGFIFNGMINKIAA from the coding sequence ATGAAAATATTAGTTACAGGCACTACAGGATATATTGGTAAGCGACTCATTCCAATATTATTAGAACTCGACCATGATCTAATATGCTGTGTTAGGGATATAAATCGAGTACCACAAACATTGAGAAATCACACGAAGGTTTCTATTATCGAAGTCGATTTTCTTAAAGAAGAGCGCTTAAACAAAATTCCTGAAGACATTGATTTAGGCTATTATTTAATACACTCGATGTCTTCCAGTGTTGAAGAATTTGAATGCTTAGAAAAACAATGTGCTTTAAATTTTAAAAAGCGTTTAGAACAAACCAAGGCCAAGCAAGTAATATACCTCAGTGGCATTGTTAACGACAATCAGTTGTCCAAACATTTACAATCCAGATATAAAGTAGAGCAGTTATTGCAATCGTCTATATATGATCTCACTACCTTTAGAGCAGGAATCATTGTTGGCAGTGGCAGTGCTTCTTTTGAAATTATACGCGATCTCGTTGAAAAACTTCCTATAATGGTTACTCCTAAATGGGTAAATACAAAATGTCAACCCATAGCAATACGAGATGTTCTTGCTTTCTTATCGAAAGCCATGCTTCATCCTGAAGTTAAAAATAGGTCTTTTGATATAGTCGGACCAGATATTTTGTCCTATAAACAAATGATGATGCAGTTTGCTCGTGTTAGAAAATTAAAAAGGCATATTTTAACTGTTCCTGTGATGACACCAAAACTATCTTCTTATTGGTTGTTTTTTATAACATCAACATCGTACAAACTAGCTATTTCTCTAGTAGATAGTATGAAAGTTGAAGTTATTGGTAAACCTAGTAATATTAATCAATTACTTAATGTAGATCCTATAGATTATAAACAAGCAGTACAAAAAGCCTTTCAAAAAACAGAACAAAATAGTATTGTGTCTAGTTGGAAAGACTCTTTAATAAGTGGACGGTTTGATAAAAAACTCTCACAATATATAGAGGTTCCCCAGTTTGGCTGCTTCAAGGATATTAAAAAAAGAGCGGTTAAAAGTGAAATACAAACTATTAAACGTATTTGGGCTATTGGCGGACAAAATGGTTGGTATTATGGTACGATACTTTGGAAAATAAGAGGTTTAATCGATAAAGCTGTAGGTGGTATTGGCTTACGACGTGGCAGAAGACATCCTATTGAATTACAAACTGGAGATGCTTTGGATTTTTGGCGTGTGCTTTATGCCAATAATGAAGAAAAGCGACTCTTATTGTTCGCTGAAATGCGCCTACCAGGTGAAGCATGGTTAGAATTTAGAATTATTAACAACACCCTTATCCAGAAGGCTACTTTTAGACCTAAAGGAATCTGGGGACGATTATACTGGTATGCCGTTTTACCATTTCATGGTTTTATTTTTAACGGTATGATAAATAAAATTGCTGCCTGA
- a CDS encoding TspO/MBR family protein produces the protein MKKIGLFFIFLFINFGALGIGRLLMENGPLTEWYMELNKAPWTPPGWVFGTAWTTIMVCFSVYMAFLYDTLTSNRIWGLFAVQFLLNISWNFIFFNQHLITLGFINLILLSFLVFYFLIAFFNTLKIKSLLVAPYAIWLCVATSLNLYILLYN, from the coding sequence ATGAAAAAAATAGGCTTATTCTTTATTTTCCTCTTCATCAATTTTGGAGCATTGGGTATAGGGCGTTTACTCATGGAAAATGGCCCACTTACAGAATGGTATATGGAATTAAATAAAGCACCATGGACGCCTCCTGGGTGGGTATTTGGAACTGCATGGACAACTATTATGGTCTGCTTTTCTGTTTATATGGCTTTTCTATATGACACCTTAACATCAAACAGAATATGGGGATTATTCGCAGTACAATTTTTATTAAACATTAGTTGGAACTTTATATTTTTCAATCAGCACCTTATCACTTTAGGCTTTATAAATTTAATTCTGCTTAGTTTTCTAGTTTTTTATTTTTTGATTGCATTTTTTAATACTCTCAAAATTAAAAGTCTACTTGTTGCTCCCTATGCCATTTGGCTTTGTGTTGCAACATCTTTAAATCTTTACATCCTTTTGTATAATTAA
- a CDS encoding Lacal_2735 family protein: MFNFFKRKSPLQKLNDTHRKLLKEAHKLSTVNRKMSDEKYVEADKIFKKIEKLVSELN, translated from the coding sequence ATGTTTAATTTTTTTAAAAGAAAATCACCCCTTCAAAAGCTTAATGACACACATAGAAAGCTACTAAAAGAAGCTCATAAACTATCTACAGTGAATAGAAAAATGAGCGATGAAAAATATGTTGAAGCAGATAAAATTTTTAAGAAAATTGAGAAACTAGTCTCTGAATTAAATTAA
- a CDS encoding SRPBCC family protein — translation MKLYQLHSKQAFPISKQKAWEFLSNPENLKVITPEHMRFHILSGADRPMFPGQIIQYKVSPFPGYTTKWITEITHVKEGEYFVDEQRFGPYALWHHKHFIKDIDGGGIEMEDIIDYKVPFGLFGQLAHPIIVKKQLKQIFNYREKKLTKLFGKLESIPNELTLKSF, via the coding sequence ATGAAACTCTATCAATTACATTCTAAGCAAGCATTTCCCATTTCGAAGCAAAAAGCATGGGAGTTTCTATCCAATCCAGAAAACCTTAAAGTCATAACGCCAGAACACATGAGATTTCACATCCTATCTGGAGCAGATAGGCCTATGTTTCCTGGACAAATTATACAATATAAAGTATCACCTTTTCCCGGATACACAACGAAATGGATCACAGAAATTACACATGTTAAAGAAGGGGAGTATTTTGTTGATGAACAACGATTTGGACCTTACGCTTTATGGCATCACAAACATTTTATAAAAGATATTGACGGAGGAGGAATTGAAATGGAAGATATTATTGATTACAAAGTACCTTTTGGTTTGTTTGGTCAATTAGCTCACCCCATAATTGTAAAAAAACAGCTAAAACAAATTTTTAATTATAGAGAAAAAAAACTAACAAAGCTCTTTGGTAAATTAGAATCTATTCCGAATGAACTTACCTTAAAATCTTTTTAG
- a CDS encoding SDR family NAD(P)-dependent oxidoreductase — protein MKHILLIGGTRGIGASIVNKLQEDHILFVASRTNESLSHPNITHIPFDATKDELDTSMLPESLDGFVYCPGTINLKPFKMMPLDTFESDMHVNFFSLVKVVKTIISRMSSTSSMVFFSTIAVGTGMPFHTSVAAAKGAIEGFAKSMAAEYAPKVRINVIAPSLINTPLAGRLLNNDKKKEAMGSRHPLKRVGESHDIAYIATFLLSEKSSWITGQIIGVDGGLSTLNIN, from the coding sequence ATGAAACATATATTACTTATTGGGGGAACACGAGGTATTGGAGCTTCTATTGTTAATAAATTGCAAGAAGACCACATATTATTTGTGGCATCACGTACTAATGAATCCTTATCACATCCAAATATTACTCATATCCCATTTGATGCTACTAAAGATGAATTGGATACTTCTATGCTACCTGAAAGTTTAGATGGTTTCGTCTATTGTCCAGGGACCATTAATTTAAAACCGTTTAAAATGATGCCTTTAGATACTTTTGAGTCGGATATGCATGTAAATTTCTTTAGTTTAGTTAAAGTCGTAAAAACCATTATATCTAGAATGTCTAGCACCTCCAGTATGGTGTTTTTTAGCACCATCGCCGTAGGAACTGGCATGCCATTTCATACAAGTGTCGCTGCTGCTAAAGGTGCTATTGAAGGTTTTGCCAAATCTATGGCAGCTGAGTATGCTCCCAAAGTAAGGATAAATGTTATAGCGCCTTCTTTAATAAACACACCATTGGCAGGTAGACTGCTAAATAACGATAAAAAGAAAGAAGCCATGGGAAGTCGTCATCCGCTAAAACGTGTGGGTGAGTCTCACGATATAGCCTATATTGCCACATTTTTATTGAGTGAAAAAAGTTCATGGATTACAGGTCAAATTATAGGTGTTGATGGTGGGCTCTCAACTTTGAATATTAATTAA
- a CDS encoding cryptochrome/photolyase family protein, with protein MKKQTVSVFWFRRDLRLHDNAGLYKALSSRTPVLPIFILDSDILETLDLDDARVSFIHEQLEKINTKLKAYGSSLAIYYGKPEAIYKQLISEYHIKSVYTNRDYEPYALQRDQQIETLLTSEGVKFATFKDQVIFERNEIVKQDGTPYKVYTPYSKKWLEALKNQGIQNYPSEKHLENFVKNQDLSFLSLQDIGFKASSIKVNGYILNSTFINSYESKRNFPALDSTSKLGVHLRFGTVSIRDIVLLAYKQSNTTFLKELIWREFFMQILWHYPDTVTKAFKAKYDRIIWRNDEQEFQLWCQGETGYPLVDAGMRELNTTGNMHNRVRMVVASFLCKHLLIDWRWGEAYFAKKLLDYEMSSNIGNWQWVAGCGTDAAPYFRIFNPTSQIQKFDKDLNYIRKWVPEFQEFTYPRPLVDHKLARERCLKVYKEALK; from the coding sequence ATGAAAAAACAAACCGTTTCTGTTTTCTGGTTCAGAAGAGATTTAAGACTTCATGATAATGCTGGTTTATACAAAGCATTATCATCGAGAACCCCTGTGTTGCCTATTTTTATTTTGGATTCTGATATTCTTGAAACATTAGATCTGGACGATGCGCGTGTCTCGTTTATTCATGAACAATTAGAAAAAATCAATACCAAACTAAAAGCATACGGAAGTAGTTTAGCCATCTATTATGGAAAACCCGAAGCTATTTATAAACAGTTAATTTCTGAATATCATATAAAGTCGGTTTATACAAATCGTGATTATGAACCTTATGCTTTACAACGCGATCAGCAAATTGAAACGCTTTTAACTTCTGAAGGTGTCAAATTTGCAACCTTTAAAGATCAGGTTATTTTTGAACGAAATGAGATTGTAAAACAAGATGGCACACCCTACAAAGTGTATACGCCTTATTCAAAAAAATGGTTGGAAGCTTTAAAAAATCAAGGGATTCAAAATTACCCTTCTGAAAAGCATTTAGAAAACTTTGTAAAGAATCAAGATTTATCTTTTCTATCGCTTCAGGATATTGGTTTTAAAGCTTCTTCAATAAAAGTAAATGGTTATATCTTAAATTCAACATTTATAAATAGTTATGAAAGCAAGCGAAACTTTCCTGCCTTGGATAGTACTTCAAAACTTGGGGTACATTTACGTTTTGGCACTGTAAGTATTCGAGATATTGTGCTATTAGCCTATAAGCAATCTAATACCACTTTTTTAAAAGAACTGATCTGGCGCGAATTTTTTATGCAGATCTTGTGGCATTATCCAGATACTGTAACAAAAGCTTTTAAAGCTAAGTATGATCGAATCATTTGGCGTAATGATGAACAAGAATTTCAACTGTGGTGCCAAGGAGAAACCGGGTACCCCCTTGTTGATGCTGGGATGCGTGAACTAAATACTACAGGCAACATGCATAATCGTGTGCGTATGGTGGTTGCTAGTTTTTTATGCAAGCACCTGCTTATCGATTGGCGATGGGGAGAAGCCTATTTTGCTAAAAAACTATTGGATTACGAAATGTCAAGTAATATTGGTAATTGGCAATGGGTTGCTGGTTGTGGTACCGATGCAGCACCTTATTTCCGCATTTTTAATCCCACTTCTCAAATACAGAAATTTGATAAGGACTTAAACTATATTAGGAAATGGGTACCGGAATTTCAAGAATTCACCTATCCAAGACCTTTAGTTGACCACAAATTGGCTCGTGAACGGTGTTTAAAAGTTTATAAAGAAGCTTTGAAATAG
- a CDS encoding AAA family ATPase yields the protein MSTTNTQRELIDFLWDWTNPLGSWSKLLVELVTNKQSSLDHNERKQVFDYFIQDIGFVHDVPLPPLTIIKPSFTPPSKEVVLTKLSEIKGVNKLAEDQIMEFSQNITVVYGNNGVGKTGYSRILKSQGYSFDINIDILSNVHENQTNQSGRLDFNSDGSSFYLNWQGGREESELNAVSVFNSDCVNISLSNTRELLVTPKGFYLFTLVTNELAALTYLLNEQYSLYPIILQWKDQLHESTSQKIYIDTLTHNSDKNVLNELSTFTDGNQTTLTKKEEELKNLNKATLEVKLKSINLMLTELTLVTSIVKHTQTNLTKADWDAIITYNVTLKILKAKTKLGIAGLAETYGLEQFDTDTFSNFLKSADAYIKLLAKENYPNNVDATCVYCKQDLQNEQAKKLVENYSKILNDTTETEITKYIKLKKEIIERVNLVAETVLFHQPIFGVLEDSRIEQPQSIIDFNKKVKLFKDHIVNNTVNENLPFDVNYVAIIQFLETKQTELTTARDGIIKALENLLPTETKLKAEIAELKDRKLLSVNKQEILTVITNLLSRKLIDDNRSQFNTTSLSHKTSQAREELVAQDFQQKFTAELTGFRKQHLGVSLGFFSQQGSSRIRQNVASYDINKVLSEGEQKTIALCEFLTELQLDTTVAPVVFDDPVNSLDHLIIQDVAKRLVDLSKERQVIVFTHNVIFFNAFFGLQGHALYKGNTNFKFYEVKSTTQKTGILYDGAPINSLSTYRGKVSSICNNGVGDRDENEVAAEGYAHLRTSLELLVSDSIFKKIVGRYRNNIMMTLFPAVKGDKIEEHKAEIDTLFGRASGYIKAHSHPEEQHAPPSMNDLKADFERFKVIEADFK from the coding sequence ATGTCTACAACAAATACACAACGAGAATTAATAGATTTTTTATGGGACTGGACAAATCCACTTGGAAGCTGGAGTAAGCTGTTGGTGGAATTAGTAACCAATAAACAATCATCTCTAGACCATAATGAACGTAAACAAGTATTCGATTACTTCATACAAGATATTGGGTTTGTTCATGATGTACCACTTCCTCCATTAACAATAATAAAGCCTAGTTTTACACCACCTTCAAAAGAAGTAGTTTTAACAAAGCTGTCAGAAATTAAAGGAGTAAATAAATTAGCTGAAGACCAAATCATGGAATTTAGTCAAAATATTACGGTTGTATATGGGAATAACGGCGTTGGAAAGACGGGTTATAGTCGTATTTTAAAATCACAAGGTTATAGCTTTGATATTAATATTGATATTCTATCAAATGTTCATGAAAATCAAACGAACCAAAGTGGTCGATTAGATTTTAATTCTGATGGAAGTTCTTTTTATCTTAATTGGCAAGGTGGTCGTGAAGAATCAGAACTTAACGCGGTATCTGTGTTTAATAGTGATTGTGTAAATATCTCGCTTTCTAATACTCGTGAATTATTAGTAACACCTAAAGGCTTTTATTTATTTACGCTTGTAACGAACGAACTTGCTGCACTAACTTATCTATTAAATGAACAATATTCGTTGTACCCTATTATTTTACAATGGAAAGATCAGTTGCATGAATCTACATCACAAAAAATCTATATAGATACCTTAACACATAATTCAGATAAAAATGTACTAAACGAATTATCTACATTTACAGATGGTAACCAAACAACATTAACCAAAAAGGAAGAGGAATTAAAAAATTTAAATAAAGCCACATTAGAAGTAAAGCTTAAAAGTATTAACCTCATGCTTACAGAACTAACTTTGGTAACGAGTATAGTTAAGCATACACAAACCAATCTTACTAAAGCAGACTGGGATGCCATTATTACCTATAATGTAACTCTTAAGATATTAAAAGCTAAAACCAAACTTGGGATTGCAGGATTGGCAGAAACCTATGGATTAGAACAATTTGATACTGATACTTTTTCAAATTTCTTAAAATCGGCTGATGCATATATTAAATTACTTGCTAAAGAAAATTATCCAAATAATGTAGATGCCACGTGTGTGTATTGCAAACAAGATTTACAAAATGAACAAGCTAAAAAACTGGTAGAGAATTACAGTAAGATTTTAAATGATACTACTGAAACTGAAATCACAAAATATATAAAACTAAAAAAGGAAATTATTGAACGTGTTAATTTAGTTGCTGAGACTGTTTTATTTCATCAACCAATATTTGGCGTTTTGGAAGATAGTAGAATTGAACAACCACAAAGTATAATTGATTTTAATAAAAAAGTTAAATTATTTAAAGACCATATCGTAAATAATACCGTCAATGAAAATCTACCTTTCGATGTAAATTATGTAGCGATAATCCAGTTTCTTGAAACAAAACAAACAGAACTTACCACAGCAAGAGATGGAATTATTAAAGCATTAGAAAATCTATTACCAACTGAAACTAAGCTTAAAGCAGAAATAGCAGAATTGAAAGATAGAAAGCTACTTTCCGTTAATAAGCAAGAAATACTTACTGTTATTACTAACTTATTATCTCGTAAACTAATAGATGACAATAGGTCTCAGTTTAATACCACTTCATTAAGTCATAAAACGTCACAAGCCCGTGAAGAATTGGTTGCCCAAGATTTTCAGCAAAAGTTTACTGCCGAATTAACAGGATTTAGAAAACAACACCTAGGTGTTAGTCTTGGTTTCTTTTCACAACAAGGAAGCTCTCGTATAAGGCAGAACGTAGCTAGTTACGATATAAACAAGGTACTGAGTGAAGGTGAACAAAAAACCATTGCCCTTTGTGAATTCTTAACTGAATTACAATTAGATACAACCGTTGCTCCAGTAGTATTTGATGACCCTGTGAATTCACTCGACCATCTTATCATCCAAGATGTGGCAAAGCGATTAGTTGATTTATCAAAAGAACGACAAGTAATTGTATTTACTCACAACGTTATTTTTTTTAATGCGTTTTTTGGTTTACAAGGTCATGCCTTGTATAAAGGTAATACTAATTTTAAATTTTATGAAGTAAAAAGCACCACTCAAAAAACAGGAATTCTTTATGATGGAGCTCCAATAAATAGCTTAAGTACATATAGAGGCAAGGTGAGTTCTATTTGTAATAATGGAGTTGGTGATAGAGATGAAAATGAAGTTGCTGCAGAAGGTTATGCGCATTTGAGAACAAGTTTAGAACTTTTGGTTTCTGATAGTATATTTAAAAAAATTGTAGGGCGCTATCGAAACAATATTATGATGACATTATTTCCCGCTGTTAAGGGGGATAAGATAGAAGAACATAAGGCAGAAATAGACACTTTGTTTGGAAGAGCTAGTGGTTATATTAAAGCACATAGTCATCCAGAAGAACAACATGCTCCTCCATCTATGAATGATTTGAAAGCAGATTTTGAAAGGTTTAAGGTGATTGAAGCAGATTTTAAGTAA
- a CDS encoding patatin-like phospholipase family protein: protein MVNTKKIIGLILIILTTYSCKVYKKVYLPSQNGIQGYHGTNQTIKHQMALTNAQRLEVYQAEKAFIKNGDDLGWGLAMSGGGIRSATYNFGALKALYDLGLFQKMQIISSVSGGSYMSYGLYTNYENHKNKEKPFGYYSFSDSVFLQETCSKQSLGNFVINGKYALAIMSPPKLAFNIYKKEIQRGYGHKLPLSYKINSLNPEIKRGDAPYFIINTTLAAKKESDWLNRVVEFTPAYFGNPEIGFTKWNNNNTLDWSEATTTSAAALKFKLLNKVPYNGSAISKNYLALSDGGHSENLAAIGLIRRGVKNIIIIDAEHNKNYSFDGYLILKHKLQKELNLNLDIKAIDDFLIQREVDPKTILKTAVHKGTISSIPLEGAKQELLTINIYYVKMSMPQNMLAQRRDKGKVNGGAIADSVFKNTTCVKRNEKRKCKNYNCSPLANYITPDINNLALYWVNSYATFLNNKKKWKRIGYTFPHTTTADQSFYRDQLAAFIGLGYLQALELEEMVLK, encoded by the coding sequence ATGGTAAATACTAAAAAAATTATTGGATTAATTTTAATAATCCTAACAACTTATTCCTGCAAAGTTTACAAGAAAGTTTATCTACCTTCACAAAATGGAATTCAAGGATATCATGGGACTAACCAAACCATAAAACATCAAATGGCATTAACGAACGCTCAAAGACTCGAAGTCTATCAAGCCGAAAAGGCTTTCATTAAAAATGGAGATGACCTAGGATGGGGTTTAGCTATGTCTGGTGGAGGCATCCGTTCAGCAACCTATAACTTTGGAGCTTTAAAAGCTTTGTACGATTTAGGTCTGTTTCAAAAAATGCAAATTATTTCAAGCGTATCTGGAGGAAGCTATATGTCTTATGGGCTTTACACTAATTACGAAAATCATAAAAACAAAGAAAAGCCATTTGGCTATTACAGTTTCAGTGATAGCGTATTTCTTCAAGAAACATGCTCCAAACAAAGTCTAGGAAATTTTGTTATAAACGGTAAATATGCATTAGCCATAATGAGTCCACCCAAATTAGCCTTTAATATTTATAAAAAAGAAATCCAGCGTGGCTATGGTCATAAATTGCCACTATCATATAAAATTAATAGTCTAAACCCTGAAATAAAAAGGGGAGATGCGCCCTATTTTATAATTAACACCACCTTGGCTGCAAAAAAAGAATCTGATTGGCTTAATCGAGTGGTCGAGTTCACACCAGCATATTTTGGAAATCCAGAAATAGGTTTTACTAAATGGAATAATAACAATACTCTAGATTGGAGTGAAGCAACAACTACATCGGCAGCAGCTCTAAAATTTAAACTCCTTAATAAGGTGCCATACAATGGTTCGGCTATCTCTAAAAACTATCTCGCTTTATCCGACGGTGGTCATTCTGAAAATCTAGCTGCTATTGGTCTCATTCGTCGTGGCGTAAAAAACATAATCATTATAGATGCTGAACATAATAAGAACTATAGTTTCGATGGATATCTTATACTCAAACACAAATTACAAAAAGAGCTAAATCTAAATCTAGACATTAAAGCTATAGACGACTTTTTAATTCAAAGAGAAGTTGACCCTAAAACCATCCTAAAAACAGCTGTGCATAAAGGCACAATAAGTAGTATACCATTAGAAGGAGCTAAACAAGAATTATTAACCATAAATATTTATTATGTAAAAATGTCAATGCCGCAAAACATGCTAGCACAACGCAGAGATAAAGGCAAGGTTAATGGTGGAGCTATTGCAGACTCAGTATTTAAAAATACTACCTGTGTAAAAAGAAATGAAAAAAGAAAATGCAAAAACTATAACTGCAGTCCATTAGCTAATTACATAACACCAGACATAAACAATCTAGCACTATATTGGGTAAACTCCTATGCTACCTTTTTAAATAATAAAAAGAAATGGAAACGTATAGGTTATACCTTCCCACATACCACAACCGCTGACCAAAGCTTTTACCGAGACCAACTAGCTGCCTTCATTGGTTTGGGATATTTACAGGCTTTAGAGTTAGAAGAAATGGTGCTGAAATAA